From Agromyces sp. SYSU T00194, a single genomic window includes:
- a CDS encoding branched-chain amino acid ABC transporter permease — translation MTATTERTAETHASTMQQRADAPSPRPRFTATARGRYAVAAVGLVLAVGATFLLDPYRNYLLSLAAAYVCATAGLTVLIGRTGQLSLGHAAFMATGAYGFALTSNALAEAGVTGPVLLVAPFLVAVVVATAFGTLVGVAGARLHGPYLAGLTLALVLAFPAVTSTFSTVLGGDQGLYVRTERRPDALATVIANEQWQAWVALAAAAIVLVLLAQLVRSPSGIRMQAVRDDTAAARLSGIDPFRVKVQAFAISAGAAGLGGAVLAYVTQAASPGAYGLAFSLFLLVAVVVGGTGTLAGAVWGALLLVLLPEGIAALTEALPLPDDAVSRLDGNLAVLIFGALLVVIMIVAPRGIQGALVALRGRIRSRTTRTTT, via the coding sequence ATGACCGCCACGACCGAACGAACGGCCGAGACGCACGCGTCCACGATGCAGCAGCGAGCGGATGCCCCGAGCCCGCGCCCGCGCTTCACCGCGACCGCCCGCGGGCGGTACGCCGTCGCCGCCGTCGGGCTGGTGCTCGCCGTCGGCGCGACGTTCCTGCTCGACCCGTACCGCAACTACCTCCTGTCGCTCGCGGCGGCCTACGTCTGCGCGACCGCGGGGCTGACCGTGCTGATCGGCCGCACCGGCCAGCTCTCGCTCGGGCACGCCGCGTTCATGGCGACCGGCGCCTACGGGTTCGCGCTCACCTCGAACGCGCTCGCCGAGGCGGGCGTGACCGGGCCGGTGCTGCTCGTGGCGCCGTTCCTCGTCGCGGTGGTCGTGGCGACCGCGTTCGGCACGCTCGTCGGCGTGGCCGGCGCGCGCCTGCACGGCCCGTACCTCGCGGGCCTCACGCTCGCGCTCGTGCTGGCGTTCCCGGCGGTGACGAGCACATTCTCCACCGTGCTCGGCGGCGACCAGGGGCTGTACGTGCGCACCGAGCGACGCCCCGACGCGCTCGCCACGGTGATCGCCAACGAGCAGTGGCAGGCGTGGGTCGCGCTCGCGGCCGCCGCGATCGTGCTCGTGCTGCTCGCGCAGCTCGTGCGCTCCCCCAGCGGCATCCGCATGCAGGCCGTGCGCGACGACACGGCAGCGGCCCGGCTCTCGGGCATCGACCCGTTCCGGGTGAAGGTGCAGGCCTTCGCGATCAGCGCAGGCGCGGCCGGCCTCGGCGGCGCGGTGCTCGCGTACGTGACCCAGGCCGCGAGCCCGGGCGCCTACGGCCTGGCGTTCTCGCTGTTCCTGCTGGTCGCGGTCGTCGTCGGCGGCACCGGCACGCTGGCCGGCGCCGTCTGGGGCGCGCTGCTGCTCGTGCTGCTTCCCGAGGGCATCGCCGCCCTCACGGAGGCCCTCCCGCTTCCCGACGACGCCGTGAGCCGGCTCGACGGGAACCTGGCGGTCCTGATCTTCGGCGCCCTGCTCGTCGTGATCATGATCGTCGCACCGCGCGGCATCCAGGGGGCGCTCGTCGCCCTGCGGGGTCGCATCCGCTCTCGCACCACCCGCACCACCACCTGA